A genomic region of Bubalus kerabau isolate K-KA32 ecotype Philippines breed swamp buffalo chromosome 10, PCC_UOA_SB_1v2, whole genome shotgun sequence contains the following coding sequences:
- the ABCD4 gene encoding lysosomal cobalamin transporter ABCD4 isoform X4, whose protein sequence is MAIRGPAPRPGGRAGHVEHMRTDRRLQRLLKTQRELMSKELWLYIGINMFDYLGSILSYIVIAIPIFSGVYGDLSPTELSSLVSKNAFVCMYLINCFSQLIDLSTTLSDVAGYTHRIGELQETLLDMTLKSQDGEFLDESQWDLARDLGGPATEPADAAFLLERVCICAPSSHKPLIKDLSLKISEGQSLLITGNTGTGKTSLLRVLGGLWASARGSVQMLADFGPHGVLFLPQKPFFTDGTLREQVIYPLKEIYPDSGSTDDERIMRFLELAGLSSLVARTEGLDQQVDWNWYDVLSPGEMQRLSFARLFYLQPKYAVLDEATSALTEEVESELYRVGQQLGMTFISVGHRRSLEKFHSLVLRLCGDGRWELTRIKVE, encoded by the exons GGCTGGTCACGTGGAGCACATGAGGACAGACCGCAGGCTGCAGCGACTCCTGAAGACCCAGAGGGAACTGATGTCCAAGGAGCTCTGGCTGTACA tCGGCATCAACATGTTTGACTATCTGGGCAGCATCCTGAGCTACATCGTGATCGCGATCCCCATTTTCAGTGGAGTCTACGGAGACCTGAGCCCCACAGAGCTCAGCAGCCTAGTCAGCAAG AACGCCTTCGTGTGCATGTATCTCATCAACTGCTTCAGCCAGCTCATCGACCTCTCCACCACGCTCTCCGACGTGGCGGGCTACACACACAG GATCGGGGAGCTTCAGGAGACCCTGCTGGACATGACCCTGAAGTCACAGGATGGGGAGTTTCTGGATGAGAGCCAGTGGGACTTGGCCAG GGACCTGGGAGGGCCAGCAACAGAGCCAGCAGATGCAGCTTTCCTCCTCGAGCGGGTCTGCATCTGCGCCCCCTCCTCTCACAAACCCTTAATCAAGGACCTGAGCCTGAAGATCTCTGAGGGACAGAGCCTGCTCATCACAGGCAACACGGGCACCGGCAAGACCTCCTTGCTCCGGGTTCTGGGCGGCCTCTGGGCGAGCGCACGGG GCTCAGTGCAGATGCTGGCGGACTTTGGACCCCACGGGGTGCTGTTCCTGCCCCAAAAGCCTTTCTTCACTGATGGGACCCTTCGGGAGCAG GTGATATATCCCCTGAAGGAGATCTACCCGGACTCAG GTTCTACTGATGATGAGAGGATCATGAGGTTCTTGGAGCTGGCAGGCCTG tccagcTTGGTGGCAAGGACAGAGGGTCTGGACCAGCAGGTCGATTGGAACTG GTACGATGTTCTGTCCCCGGGAGAGATGCAGAGGCTCTCCTTTGCCCGGCTCTTCTACCTGCAGCCAAAGTACGCAG TGCTTGATGAAGCCACCAGTGCCCTGACCGAGGAGGTGGAGAGCGAGCTGTACCGCGTCGGCCAGCAGCTGGGCATGACGTTCATCAGCGTGGGCCACCGACGCAGCCTCGAGAAG TTTCACTCCTTGGTTCTGAGACTCTGTGGAGACGGAAGGTGGGAGCTGACCAGAATCAAAGTGGAATGA
- the ABCD4 gene encoding lysosomal cobalamin transporter ABCD4 isoform X2, producing the protein MAIRGPAPRPGGRDQRISQDVERFCRQLSSMASKLIISPFTLIYYTYQCFRSTSWLGPVSIFGYFILGTVVNRLVMGPIVAKLVQQEKLEGDFRFKHMQIRVNAEPAAFFRAGHVEHMRTDRRLQRLLKTQRELMSKELWLYIGINMFDYLGSILSYIVIAIPIFSGVYGDLSPTELSSLVSKNAFVCMYLINCFSQLIDLSTTLSDVAGYTHRIGELQETLLDMTLKSQDGEFLDESQWDLARDLGGPATEPADAAFLLERVCICAPSSHKPLIKDLSLKISEGQSLLITGNTGTGKTSLLRVLGGLWASARGSVQMLADFGPHGVLFLPQKPFFTDGTLREQVIYPLKEIYPDSGSTDDERIMRFLELAGLSSLVARTEGLDQQVDWNWYDVLSPGEMQRLSFARLFYLQPKYAVLDEATSALTEEVESELYRVGQQLGMTFISVGHRRSLEKFHSLVLRLCGDGRWELTRIKVE; encoded by the exons GGACCAGCGCATCAGCCAGGACGTGGAGCGGTTCTGTCGGCAGCTCAGCAGCATGGCCAGCAAGCTGATCATCTCCCCCTTCACCCTCATCTACTACACCTACCAATGCTTCCGGAG CACCAGCTGGCTCGGGCCTGTGAGCATCTTCGGGTATTTCATCCTGGGAACCGTGGTGAACAGACTGGTGATGGGTCCCATTGTGGCAAAGCTGGTGCAGCAGGAGAAGCTGGAGGGGGATTTCAG GTTCAAGCACATGCAGATCCGGGTGAATGCTGAGCCTGCTGCTTTTTTCAG GGCTGGTCACGTGGAGCACATGAGGACAGACCGCAGGCTGCAGCGACTCCTGAAGACCCAGAGGGAACTGATGTCCAAGGAGCTCTGGCTGTACA tCGGCATCAACATGTTTGACTATCTGGGCAGCATCCTGAGCTACATCGTGATCGCGATCCCCATTTTCAGTGGAGTCTACGGAGACCTGAGCCCCACAGAGCTCAGCAGCCTAGTCAGCAAG AACGCCTTCGTGTGCATGTATCTCATCAACTGCTTCAGCCAGCTCATCGACCTCTCCACCACGCTCTCCGACGTGGCGGGCTACACACACAG GATCGGGGAGCTTCAGGAGACCCTGCTGGACATGACCCTGAAGTCACAGGATGGGGAGTTTCTGGATGAGAGCCAGTGGGACTTGGCCAG GGACCTGGGAGGGCCAGCAACAGAGCCAGCAGATGCAGCTTTCCTCCTCGAGCGGGTCTGCATCTGCGCCCCCTCCTCTCACAAACCCTTAATCAAGGACCTGAGCCTGAAGATCTCTGAGGGACAGAGCCTGCTCATCACAGGCAACACGGGCACCGGCAAGACCTCCTTGCTCCGGGTTCTGGGCGGCCTCTGGGCGAGCGCACGGG GCTCAGTGCAGATGCTGGCGGACTTTGGACCCCACGGGGTGCTGTTCCTGCCCCAAAAGCCTTTCTTCACTGATGGGACCCTTCGGGAGCAG GTGATATATCCCCTGAAGGAGATCTACCCGGACTCAG GTTCTACTGATGATGAGAGGATCATGAGGTTCTTGGAGCTGGCAGGCCTG tccagcTTGGTGGCAAGGACAGAGGGTCTGGACCAGCAGGTCGATTGGAACTG GTACGATGTTCTGTCCCCGGGAGAGATGCAGAGGCTCTCCTTTGCCCGGCTCTTCTACCTGCAGCCAAAGTACGCAG TGCTTGATGAAGCCACCAGTGCCCTGACCGAGGAGGTGGAGAGCGAGCTGTACCGCGTCGGCCAGCAGCTGGGCATGACGTTCATCAGCGTGGGCCACCGACGCAGCCTCGAGAAG TTTCACTCCTTGGTTCTGAGACTCTGTGGAGACGGAAGGTGGGAGCTGACCAGAATCAAAGTGGAATGA
- the ABCD4 gene encoding lysosomal cobalamin transporter ABCD4 isoform X1: MAIRGPAPRPGGRPRLDLQFLQRFLQIQKVLFPSWSSQSALMFLILLCVALLEQLVIYQVGLIPSQYFGVLGNKDLNGFKTLTFLSVLLIVLKSMLKSFDQFTCNLLYVNWRKDLTEHLHRLYFRGRVYYTLNVLRDDVDNPDQRISQDVERFCRQLSSMASKLIISPFTLIYYTYQCFRSTSWLGPVSIFGYFILGTVVNRLVMGPIVAKLVQQEKLEGDFRFKHMQIRVNAEPAAFFRAGHVEHMRTDRRLQRLLKTQRELMSKELWLYIGINMFDYLGSILSYIVIAIPIFSGVYGDLSPTELSSLVSKNAFVCMYLINCFSQLIDLSTTLSDVAGYTHRIGELQETLLDMTLKSQDGEFLDESQWDLARDLGGPATEPADAAFLLERVCICAPSSHKPLIKDLSLKISEGQSLLITGNTGTGKTSLLRVLGGLWASARGSVQMLADFGPHGVLFLPQKPFFTDGTLREQVIYPLKEIYPDSGSTDDERIMRFLELAGLSSLVARTEGLDQQVDWNWYDVLSPGEMQRLSFARLFYLQPKYAVLDEATSALTEEVESELYRVGQQLGMTFISVGHRRSLEKFHSLVLRLCGDGRWELTRIKVE; this comes from the exons ACCCAGGTTAGATTTGCAATTTCTCCAGCGGTTCCTGCAGATACAGAAGGTTTTGTTTCCCtcttggtcatcacagagtgccttGATGTTCCTGATCCTTTTGTGTGTGGCCCTCCTGG AACAACTGGTGATCTACCAGGTTGGCTTGATCCCCAGTCAATACTTTGGAGTCCTAGGAAACAAAGACTTAAATGGATTTAAGACCCTGACGTTCCTGTCTGTTTTGCTCATCGTCCTCAAATCCATG CTCAAGAGCTTTGACCAGTTCACCTGCAACCTGCTGTATGTGAACTGGAGGAAGGACCTCACCGAGCACCTCCACCGCCTCTATTTCCGCGGCCGTGTGTACTACACCCTCAACGTGCTGCGTGATGACGTCGATAACCC GGACCAGCGCATCAGCCAGGACGTGGAGCGGTTCTGTCGGCAGCTCAGCAGCATGGCCAGCAAGCTGATCATCTCCCCCTTCACCCTCATCTACTACACCTACCAATGCTTCCGGAG CACCAGCTGGCTCGGGCCTGTGAGCATCTTCGGGTATTTCATCCTGGGAACCGTGGTGAACAGACTGGTGATGGGTCCCATTGTGGCAAAGCTGGTGCAGCAGGAGAAGCTGGAGGGGGATTTCAG GTTCAAGCACATGCAGATCCGGGTGAATGCTGAGCCTGCTGCTTTTTTCAG GGCTGGTCACGTGGAGCACATGAGGACAGACCGCAGGCTGCAGCGACTCCTGAAGACCCAGAGGGAACTGATGTCCAAGGAGCTCTGGCTGTACA tCGGCATCAACATGTTTGACTATCTGGGCAGCATCCTGAGCTACATCGTGATCGCGATCCCCATTTTCAGTGGAGTCTACGGAGACCTGAGCCCCACAGAGCTCAGCAGCCTAGTCAGCAAG AACGCCTTCGTGTGCATGTATCTCATCAACTGCTTCAGCCAGCTCATCGACCTCTCCACCACGCTCTCCGACGTGGCGGGCTACACACACAG GATCGGGGAGCTTCAGGAGACCCTGCTGGACATGACCCTGAAGTCACAGGATGGGGAGTTTCTGGATGAGAGCCAGTGGGACTTGGCCAG GGACCTGGGAGGGCCAGCAACAGAGCCAGCAGATGCAGCTTTCCTCCTCGAGCGGGTCTGCATCTGCGCCCCCTCCTCTCACAAACCCTTAATCAAGGACCTGAGCCTGAAGATCTCTGAGGGACAGAGCCTGCTCATCACAGGCAACACGGGCACCGGCAAGACCTCCTTGCTCCGGGTTCTGGGCGGCCTCTGGGCGAGCGCACGGG GCTCAGTGCAGATGCTGGCGGACTTTGGACCCCACGGGGTGCTGTTCCTGCCCCAAAAGCCTTTCTTCACTGATGGGACCCTTCGGGAGCAG GTGATATATCCCCTGAAGGAGATCTACCCGGACTCAG GTTCTACTGATGATGAGAGGATCATGAGGTTCTTGGAGCTGGCAGGCCTG tccagcTTGGTGGCAAGGACAGAGGGTCTGGACCAGCAGGTCGATTGGAACTG GTACGATGTTCTGTCCCCGGGAGAGATGCAGAGGCTCTCCTTTGCCCGGCTCTTCTACCTGCAGCCAAAGTACGCAG TGCTTGATGAAGCCACCAGTGCCCTGACCGAGGAGGTGGAGAGCGAGCTGTACCGCGTCGGCCAGCAGCTGGGCATGACGTTCATCAGCGTGGGCCACCGACGCAGCCTCGAGAAG TTTCACTCCTTGGTTCTGAGACTCTGTGGAGACGGAAGGTGGGAGCTGACCAGAATCAAAGTGGAATGA
- the ABCD4 gene encoding lysosomal cobalamin transporter ABCD4 isoform X3, which produces MASKLIISPFTLIYYTYQCFRSTSWLGPVSIFGYFILGTVVNRLVMGPIVAKLVQQEKLEGDFRFKHMQIRVNAEPAAFFRAGHVEHMRTDRRLQRLLKTQRELMSKELWLYIGINMFDYLGSILSYIVIAIPIFSGVYGDLSPTELSSLVSKNAFVCMYLINCFSQLIDLSTTLSDVAGYTHRIGELQETLLDMTLKSQDGEFLDESQWDLARDLGGPATEPADAAFLLERVCICAPSSHKPLIKDLSLKISEGQSLLITGNTGTGKTSLLRVLGGLWASARGSVQMLADFGPHGVLFLPQKPFFTDGTLREQVIYPLKEIYPDSGSTDDERIMRFLELAGLSSLVARTEGLDQQVDWNWYDVLSPGEMQRLSFARLFYLQPKYAVLDEATSALTEEVESELYRVGQQLGMTFISVGHRRSLEKFHSLVLRLCGDGRWELTRIKVE; this is translated from the exons ATGGCCAGCAAGCTGATCATCTCCCCCTTCACCCTCATCTACTACACCTACCAATGCTTCCGGAG CACCAGCTGGCTCGGGCCTGTGAGCATCTTCGGGTATTTCATCCTGGGAACCGTGGTGAACAGACTGGTGATGGGTCCCATTGTGGCAAAGCTGGTGCAGCAGGAGAAGCTGGAGGGGGATTTCAG GTTCAAGCACATGCAGATCCGGGTGAATGCTGAGCCTGCTGCTTTTTTCAG GGCTGGTCACGTGGAGCACATGAGGACAGACCGCAGGCTGCAGCGACTCCTGAAGACCCAGAGGGAACTGATGTCCAAGGAGCTCTGGCTGTACA tCGGCATCAACATGTTTGACTATCTGGGCAGCATCCTGAGCTACATCGTGATCGCGATCCCCATTTTCAGTGGAGTCTACGGAGACCTGAGCCCCACAGAGCTCAGCAGCCTAGTCAGCAAG AACGCCTTCGTGTGCATGTATCTCATCAACTGCTTCAGCCAGCTCATCGACCTCTCCACCACGCTCTCCGACGTGGCGGGCTACACACACAG GATCGGGGAGCTTCAGGAGACCCTGCTGGACATGACCCTGAAGTCACAGGATGGGGAGTTTCTGGATGAGAGCCAGTGGGACTTGGCCAG GGACCTGGGAGGGCCAGCAACAGAGCCAGCAGATGCAGCTTTCCTCCTCGAGCGGGTCTGCATCTGCGCCCCCTCCTCTCACAAACCCTTAATCAAGGACCTGAGCCTGAAGATCTCTGAGGGACAGAGCCTGCTCATCACAGGCAACACGGGCACCGGCAAGACCTCCTTGCTCCGGGTTCTGGGCGGCCTCTGGGCGAGCGCACGGG GCTCAGTGCAGATGCTGGCGGACTTTGGACCCCACGGGGTGCTGTTCCTGCCCCAAAAGCCTTTCTTCACTGATGGGACCCTTCGGGAGCAG GTGATATATCCCCTGAAGGAGATCTACCCGGACTCAG GTTCTACTGATGATGAGAGGATCATGAGGTTCTTGGAGCTGGCAGGCCTG tccagcTTGGTGGCAAGGACAGAGGGTCTGGACCAGCAGGTCGATTGGAACTG GTACGATGTTCTGTCCCCGGGAGAGATGCAGAGGCTCTCCTTTGCCCGGCTCTTCTACCTGCAGCCAAAGTACGCAG TGCTTGATGAAGCCACCAGTGCCCTGACCGAGGAGGTGGAGAGCGAGCTGTACCGCGTCGGCCAGCAGCTGGGCATGACGTTCATCAGCGTGGGCCACCGACGCAGCCTCGAGAAG TTTCACTCCTTGGTTCTGAGACTCTGTGGAGACGGAAGGTGGGAGCTGACCAGAATCAAAGTGGAATGA